AGATGCCCATCTAAAAAATATTTTAAAATTAGTTAATGATAATTCATCTAATCAAGTAATTTTTGATAATCCCAAAGATCGTGAATATCTTGCTGTTACTAAGCTTGCAGGCCCAGATTGGTATTTTGTAACAGTTTTTCCTCAATCAATTTTGACAAAAAAAGCTGTTGAGATAGCACGTTCTAGTTTATTTGTTGGTTTGGCTGTCCTGTTAATTGTAATTGCCGTAGTTTTTCTAGTTCTACGTCGGCAAATTGCTGCTCCGTTAGAGAAACTAATGGACGCAACTAATCGGATTACTCAGGGAGATTATAATATTTTTGTTGAAGATCATCGGCAAGATGAACTAGGTAGTCTAGCTCATTCTTTAAACTTGATGGCAAAAGAGCTAGAAGTTAGAACGAGTGAATTAGAAAACGCATTAGCGCAGCAAGCTAGTTCTGTTAACCAAACTACTAGCACGATGGATGAGTTAAATGCTTCATCGCAAGCTTCAGCGTCTCAAGCTGAAGCTGCCGCTGCTGGAACTAGAGAAGTTTTAAGCTTGGTAGATGGTAATCAACAAACAGATAACTCGCAAGTATATCAAGAGTCTAGCTTAAGAGAAAAAGTTGGGCAGATAGGTGAAGAAATTAAACATTTAAGTGAACAAACTCAACAAATTGGGATGATATCTACGCTGGTTAGTGAGTTAGCTAATCAAACTAATATGTTGGCGCTCAACGCTGCTGTTGAGGCGGTAAGAGCGGGTGAGCATGGTAAAGGGTTTGGGGTTGTAGCATCAGAAATTCGTAAACTTGCTGACCAAAGCAAAAAGTCGGCAGAACGCATTAATGCTTTAGTTCAAGATATTCAAAGAGCTACTAATTCTACCGTTAAGGTGACAGAAGAAGGCAGAAATATTGTTGAAAGTGTTGTAGCTGCTGTCAATAATATTGCTACAAATTCTCAACAAATTTCCCTAAATGCTAAACAGCAAGCTATAGCAATTCAACAGGTAGTTGCTGGGATGAATGATCTTAACCAGGGAGCAAGAAAAATTGCTAATGATATGCGTACTTTTGGCACGCATAGCTAATAACTAAAATGTGAATTGTCCGTAACTGCATTTAATCTCGCCACAAAGCAATTCCACCTAATAAACCTGTAACATTGGGAACAATCTTGATATTGGGTGGTAGGTAGATGCTGACTTTTTTAGCTTCACCACCGCCAATGTAGAGGTAATCATAATTAAATAGATGTTGCAGAGCAGCGATCGCTTTTTCTAAGCGATTATTCCATTTTTTCTCCCCAACTCTTTCTAAAGCTGCACGACCTAATTGCTGTTCATAGGTTTCACTTTTACGAAACGGATGGTGTCCTAACTCTAAATTAGGCACTAATTTGCCGTTTAAAAATAGTGCTGAACCAAAACCAGTTCCCAAGGTAATTACCAGTTCTACTCCTATGCCTGAAATCGCGCCAAATCCCTGCATATCGGCATCATTGATGACTCGTACAGGCTTACCTAAACTATCGGACAAAGCTGCGCCTAACTCAAACCCTAACCAATCAAAATCTAAGTTTGCTGCTGTTTCAGTAATACCGTTACGCACAACCCCAGGAAAGCCGACAGATACGCGGTCAAATGCCCCTTGTGTGGCTGCTAAGGAAGCGATCGCATTAATTACCACATCTGGCTTAGGAGGTTGTGGTGTCTCTACGCGGGTACGTTCAGTTTGGGGCTTGCCAGCTTCGTCTAATACTATAACTTTGATCCCACTGCCGCCAATATCAACCGCTAAGGTAAGGATAGATTTATTTTCTGCCATCATTTGATTTTTCCCCTGTTAAAGCCTATTCCTGACATCACTGGAAATAGTGATCTATCTTTGCAAGCCAGACTAATGACGACTAATTTTTTCTGTAGAACGCTTAATTGTTAATGGCATCTGCAAAGGTTTAGCACCTTTA
The DNA window shown above is from Oculatellaceae cyanobacterium and carries:
- a CDS encoding methyl-accepting chemotaxis protein; this translates as MLPEKSISNLYNHNSSTAHLKRGSITRKTLIQITVGVASAIVASTAIIYFQVFNSIKLQTLGQLEKYVVERGEREKAIFILAQDNHVILKQQLLQRIQAFKNQDPKPQFDQLFVRSKDQVIRNRPEKFDGRQQAGVYIDKSLDINADIRRRVLTFYNLANSYGSAWLNRFQNTYISTPENIMVIYWPQIPTWAQDASADLYMPNEEYLSVASKQQNPARKTAWTGVYYDKVAKDWMVSCETPVDLNGRHIATIGHDVLLNELLQRTVNQNIEGGYNIIFRADGRLIAHPKLMDEIQKKQGVFNISESGDAHLKNILKLVNDNSSNQVIFDNPKDREYLAVTKLAGPDWYFVTVFPQSILTKKAVEIARSSLFVGLAVLLIVIAVVFLVLRRQIAAPLEKLMDATNRITQGDYNIFVEDHRQDELGSLAHSLNLMAKELEVRTSELENALAQQASSVNQTTSTMDELNASSQASASQAEAAAAGTREVLSLVDGNQQTDNSQVYQESSLREKVGQIGEEIKHLSEQTQQIGMISTLVSELANQTNMLALNAAVEAVRAGEHGKGFGVVASEIRKLADQSKKSAERINALVQDIQRATNSTVKVTEEGRNIVESVVAAVNNIATNSQQISLNAKQQAIAIQQVVAGMNDLNQGARKIANDMRTFGTHS
- a CDS encoding ROK family protein; translation: MMAENKSILTLAVDIGGSGIKVIVLDEAGKPQTERTRVETPQPPKPDVVINAIASLAATQGAFDRVSVGFPGVVRNGITETAANLDFDWLGFELGAALSDSLGKPVRVINDADMQGFGAISGIGVELVITLGTGFGSALFLNGKLVPNLELGHHPFRKSETYEQQLGRAALERVGEKKWNNRLEKAIAALQHLFNYDYLYIGGGEAKKVSIYLPPNIKIVPNVTGLLGGIALWRD